The Armatimonadota bacterium genome contains a region encoding:
- a CDS encoding ATP-binding cassette domain-containing protein: MVQVKSISKAFVDHKKRVKQAVTDFSFEAKPGQITSLLGVNGAGKTTTLRVLSTILKPDTGSASVMGFDVKSQPVDVRRNLGFLSNSTALYGRLSAREVLEYFGKLNGMGAELNGRINQISEQFGLGEFLDQLCDKLSTGQKQRVGVARAILHDPQVILLDEPTAGLDVLASQAIMEFIESLREQGKTVIFSTHIMSEVERLSDHVVVIHAGGNSASGTVNELKERTGQPTLEKAFLQLVGYKRGEN, from the coding sequence ATGGTACAAGTCAAATCGATTTCGAAGGCATTTGTTGATCACAAAAAGCGGGTCAAGCAGGCGGTTACCGACTTCAGTTTTGAAGCAAAACCTGGGCAGATCACCTCATTGTTGGGCGTGAACGGCGCAGGCAAAACCACTACTCTGCGTGTGCTCAGCACGATCCTGAAACCTGACACCGGTTCTGCCTCCGTGATGGGATTCGATGTCAAATCTCAGCCGGTCGATGTCCGCAGAAACCTCGGATTCTTGAGCAATTCCACGGCACTTTATGGTCGCTTGTCTGCCCGAGAAGTGTTGGAGTACTTTGGGAAGCTGAACGGGATGGGCGCCGAACTGAATGGACGGATCAATCAGATCAGCGAACAGTTCGGTTTAGGCGAATTTCTGGACCAACTTTGCGACAAGCTCAGCACGGGGCAAAAGCAACGCGTTGGAGTTGCACGGGCCATCTTGCATGACCCGCAGGTGATCTTGCTCGACGAGCCGACAGCAGGACTCGATGTGCTCGCGAGTCAAGCGATCATGGAGTTCATTGAATCCTTGCGTGAACAAGGCAAAACGGTCATTTTCAGCACTCACATCATGAGCGAAGTCGAGCGTTTGAGCGACCATGTCGTGGTGATCCATGCGGGCGGAAATAGTGCATCGGGGACGGTGAACGAGCTCAAAGAGCGAACAGGTCAACCAACGCTTGAGAAGGCGTTTTTGCAGTTGGTTGGATACAAGAGAGGGGAGAACTAA
- a CDS encoding ABC transporter permease produces the protein MAWVIFKKEIREMLRDRRVTIGAFVMPMLMVILMFKLIGTISTSVESNRASKIGVLNGTENSMVKILKQIPGSQIISVSNKAKGLKMLDDGDLRLLIDPGKDFDGDLQRMEGSVNAYYLSGEPMSQVALKTVSATIEGLNKKAAAGVLEAKGLPAKTLEPIAVKEHDQTKESAKDSIGLVSLLPYMIVLWAFYGGFSSVSDMMAGEKERGTLETLLIAPIQRKEVANGKLIALSLICWLSSIAAALGIVIAYVTSGKMAGFRVEPANLILLILAVLPLVFMFAGLLLSVSTWAKNPREAQTYLSVISFVVLIPAVMSNMIGFTDLGNQTWVKLTPVLGTSIGLRSILLGKIDWTAILGSAGVCMILALVFVVVTRRLLEQEKVLVRI, from the coding sequence ATGGCTTGGGTGATTTTCAAGAAAGAAATTCGAGAAATGCTGCGTGATCGGCGAGTGACCATTGGTGCGTTCGTGATGCCGATGCTCATGGTCATTTTGATGTTCAAATTGATCGGCACCATTTCGACGAGCGTGGAGTCCAATCGAGCTAGCAAGATCGGGGTTTTGAATGGCACCGAGAATTCGATGGTAAAGATTCTGAAGCAGATTCCTGGTAGCCAGATCATATCGGTGAGCAATAAGGCGAAGGGATTGAAGATGCTCGATGATGGTGACCTTCGACTTCTCATTGATCCCGGGAAGGACTTTGATGGTGACCTCCAGCGGATGGAAGGCTCGGTAAACGCTTACTATTTGAGCGGCGAACCGATGAGCCAAGTCGCTCTTAAGACGGTTTCTGCAACGATTGAGGGGCTGAACAAAAAGGCAGCCGCTGGAGTTCTGGAAGCCAAGGGGTTGCCTGCCAAAACTCTGGAGCCGATCGCGGTAAAGGAGCACGACCAGACCAAAGAGAGCGCAAAGGATTCGATCGGGCTCGTTAGCCTGCTGCCGTACATGATTGTGCTTTGGGCGTTTTACGGAGGGTTCAGCTCGGTTAGCGATATGATGGCGGGAGAGAAAGAGCGCGGAACCCTTGAGACGCTCCTGATTGCGCCCATCCAACGAAAGGAAGTGGCGAATGGCAAGCTGATCGCCCTGTCTCTGATCTGTTGGCTCAGTAGTATTGCCGCGGCACTGGGGATCGTCATTGCGTATGTGACTAGCGGCAAAATGGCCGGATTTCGCGTTGAGCCAGCGAACTTGATTTTGCTGATTCTGGCGGTTCTGCCGCTCGTTTTCATGTTCGCGGGCCTCCTGCTCAGCGTGAGCACCTGGGCTAAGAATCCTCGCGAAGCACAGACCTATCTTTCGGTCATTAGCTTCGTCGTGCTCATTCCTGCTGTGATGAGCAACATGATTGGGTTTACGGACCTCGGAAATCAGACTTGGGTCAAGCTGACTCCGGTTCTTGGGACATCAATCGGTTTGCGCTCGATTTTGCTCGGGAAGATCGATTGGACTGCTATTCTGGGGAGCGCTGGGGTCTGCATGATCTTGGCACTGGTTTTCGTGGTGGTCACGAGGCGACTGCTCGAACAAGAAAAGGTTCTCGTTAGAATCTAG